From Pseudoalteromonas ulvae UL12, the proteins below share one genomic window:
- a CDS encoding transposase, producing the protein MNKKELEAALNAELDKHLGYARHEQSHHYNSHNGFSAKTIRTEDGEVDLLLQ; encoded by the coding sequence ATGAATAAAAAAGAACTCGAAGCAGCGCTTAATGCTGAACTGGACAAGCACCTTGGTTATGCTCGACATGAGCAATCACACCACTATAATTCCCACAACGGCTTCTCAGCGAAAACCATTCGCACCGAAGATGGCGAAGTCGATTTACTGCTTCAGTAA